Proteins from a genomic interval of Elusimicrobiota bacterium:
- the atpA gene encoding ATP synthase subunit alpha — protein MAIKPEEITSAIKKQIAEINIKSEIQEVGTVLQIGDGIASVYGLESALNGELLQFPQDTYGMVLNLENDSVGVAILGRDSHIKEGDQVKRTGRIMEVPVGPELIGRVVNPLGQPIDGKGPIKTKKTRPVEVIASGVVDRQSVREPLQTGIKAIDAMIPIGRGQRELIIGDRQTGKTAIAVDTIINQKNTKDRPICIYVAVGQKQSTVASVVQTLTDAGAMDYTIVVASSAAEQAPLQYLAPYSGVTMGEEFSWNGQHVLCVYDDLTKHAQAYRQMSLLLRRPPGREAYPGDVFYLHSRLLERACKLSKEHGGGSITALPIIETQASDVSAYIPTNVISITDGQIYLESSLFYSGVRPAVNVGLSVSRVGGSAQIKAMRQIAGALRLDLAQYNELAAFAQFASELDKTSLAKLSRGQRMVELLKQGQYVPMDVAKQVVVIFAGVKGFLDDVPVNRVREFESKLLASLESKAPDVFSEIKKGDKMSDAFMEKLGQLINDFKKGFSEK, from the coding sequence ATGGCCATAAAACCAGAAGAAATTACCAGCGCGATTAAAAAGCAGATCGCGGAGATTAATATCAAGTCCGAAATACAAGAAGTGGGAACGGTGCTCCAGATTGGAGATGGAATCGCCAGCGTGTATGGGCTTGAATCAGCCTTGAACGGAGAGCTCTTGCAGTTTCCTCAAGACACCTATGGCATGGTTTTAAATTTGGAAAACGACTCGGTGGGCGTGGCCATTCTGGGGCGAGATTCCCACATCAAAGAAGGCGACCAGGTCAAACGAACCGGCCGCATCATGGAAGTGCCGGTGGGCCCGGAACTCATTGGTCGTGTGGTGAACCCGCTGGGTCAGCCCATTGATGGCAAAGGCCCCATCAAAACGAAAAAAACCAGGCCTGTGGAAGTGATCGCTTCGGGGGTGGTGGACCGCCAATCGGTGCGAGAACCACTTCAAACCGGGATCAAAGCCATCGATGCCATGATTCCGATCGGACGAGGACAACGTGAATTGATTATTGGCGATCGCCAAACCGGAAAAACGGCCATTGCGGTCGACACCATCATCAACCAAAAAAATACCAAAGACCGCCCCATTTGTATTTATGTGGCAGTGGGACAAAAACAATCCACGGTTGCCTCGGTGGTCCAAACTCTCACCGATGCGGGAGCGATGGATTACACCATTGTGGTGGCCTCCAGCGCGGCCGAACAAGCCCCGCTTCAATATTTGGCGCCATATTCCGGTGTGACGATGGGCGAAGAATTTTCCTGGAATGGCCAACATGTCCTTTGCGTCTATGACGATCTGACCAAACATGCTCAGGCCTACCGGCAAATGTCGCTTTTGCTTCGCCGACCTCCCGGCCGCGAAGCCTATCCGGGAGATGTGTTCTACCTCCATTCGCGTTTGCTCGAGCGCGCTTGCAAACTGTCAAAAGAGCATGGGGGCGGGTCCATTACCGCGCTTCCTATTATTGAGACGCAAGCCAGCGACGTGTCGGCCTATATTCCAACGAACGTGATCTCCATCACGGACGGGCAAATTTACCTGGAAAGCAGCCTTTTTTATTCAGGTGTTCGTCCTGCCGTCAACGTGGGTCTATCGGTTTCTCGGGTCGGCGGCAGCGCTCAAATAAAAGCCATGCGTCAGATTGCCGGCGCTCTCCGGCTTGATTTGGCGCAGTACAACGAACTCGCCGCCTTCGCTCAATTCGCCTCCGAGCTCGACAAAACGTCCTTGGCCAAACTTTCCCGTGGGCAGCGCATGGTGGAGCTTTTAAAACAAGGGCAATATGTTCCGATGGACGTCGCCAAACAGGTGGTGGTTATTTTTGCCGGCGTGAAAGGCTTTTTGGATGATGTTCCGGTCAACCGGGTGCGCGAATTCGAATCGAAACTTTTGGCCAGTCTGGAATCCAAGGCCCCCGATGTGTTTTCGGAAATTAAGAAGGGTGACAAAATGTCGGACGCCTTTATGGAGAAGCTGGGACAACTGATCAACGACTTTAAGAAAGGGTTTTCAGAGAAGTAG
- the atpH_1 gene encoding ATP synthase subunit delta, whose translation MRNVTVARRYAKAVYQVAVETSELEDVLQALGNLSQAYGSSADFKRLLLNPLVKVELKQRLIRAVTSNKLTLRFTELLAERKRLDLLPVIHEQLLGLGDAEKGLHRALIKTAIPLNPAQKKEVEASLASRLGGKVLGQFEVTKDLIGGVWVKMGDKVLDASIKGRIENFRQALIHSAN comes from the coding sequence ATGAGAAATGTGACAGTGGCCCGGCGTTACGCCAAGGCGGTTTATCAGGTGGCGGTTGAAACAAGTGAGCTTGAGGATGTGCTTCAAGCTTTGGGGAATTTATCGCAAGCCTATGGTTCTTCCGCTGATTTCAAGCGATTGCTCTTAAATCCGTTGGTGAAAGTGGAGTTAAAACAACGTCTGATTCGAGCGGTGACTTCAAATAAGTTGACGTTGCGTTTTACGGAGCTTCTCGCTGAACGCAAACGGTTGGATTTGCTCCCCGTCATTCATGAGCAATTGCTTGGTTTGGGAGATGCGGAAAAAGGCTTGCACCGCGCGCTCATCAAAACGGCCATTCCCCTGAACCCCGCGCAGAAAAAAGAAGTGGAGGCCAGCTTGGCGTCCAGGCTGGGCGGAAAGGTGTTGGGCCAGTTTGAGGTCACAAAAGACCTGATTGGCGGTGTGTGGGTCAAAATGGGCGACAAAGTGTTGGACGCGAGCATCAAAGGGCGAATTGAAAACTTTCGACAGGCGCTGATACACAGCGCGAACTAA
- the atpD gene encoding ATP synthase subunit beta produces MKGKVVQVIGPVLDVEFPEGHLPALTNALRVKGEYESAGQKTKVNLTLEVAQHRGDNTVRAIALGPTEGIGRGMEVEDTGAPITVPVGKACLGRLLNVLGEPKDNRGDVKATKTLPIHRAPPSFTDQVTTPEVFETGIKVIDLLEPYSKGGKIGLFGGAGVGKTVIIMELINNVAKQHGGVSVFGGVGERTREGNDLWNEMQEAKLADGNSVLSKTVLVYGQMNEPPGSRLRVGLTALTQAEYFRDEENQDVLLFIDNVFRFVLAGAEVSALLGRMPSAVGYQPTLGLEVGGLQERITSTKKGSITSVQAVYVPADDLTDPGVATTFSHLDATTVLSRQIAELGIYPAVDPLESTSRILDPRVVGEEHYSVARRVQQILNRYKELQDIIAILGMDELSEDDKQTVNRARKIQKFLSQPFFVAQQFTGLEGRYVKLKDTIQGFKELCEGKWDHLPEAAFHMVGTIQEAEEKAKKLEAGVA; encoded by the coding sequence ATGAAAGGCAAAGTCGTACAAGTCATCGGTCCCGTGTTGGATGTGGAATTTCCGGAAGGCCACCTACCCGCATTAACGAACGCGTTGCGCGTCAAAGGCGAATATGAATCGGCTGGTCAAAAAACAAAAGTAAATTTAACACTTGAAGTGGCTCAACACCGGGGGGATAACACGGTTCGCGCCATTGCCTTGGGCCCCACCGAGGGAATTGGTCGCGGCATGGAAGTGGAAGACACCGGAGCGCCCATCACCGTTCCTGTGGGCAAAGCCTGTCTGGGACGTCTTCTTAACGTGTTGGGTGAACCCAAGGACAATCGTGGCGACGTCAAAGCCACCAAAACATTGCCGATTCACAGAGCGCCACCCTCCTTCACTGATCAAGTGACGACGCCGGAAGTTTTTGAAACCGGAATTAAAGTGATCGATTTGCTCGAACCCTACTCCAAAGGGGGAAAGATTGGTTTGTTCGGCGGAGCGGGCGTAGGTAAAACAGTCATCATCATGGAGCTCATCAACAATGTGGCCAAACAGCACGGCGGCGTGTCGGTATTTGGCGGCGTGGGTGAACGAACCCGCGAAGGCAACGATTTGTGGAATGAAATGCAAGAAGCCAAATTGGCCGACGGAAACTCCGTTCTTTCTAAAACGGTTTTGGTTTACGGCCAAATGAACGAACCGCCGGGATCTCGACTGCGCGTGGGACTCACCGCGCTCACCCAAGCCGAATATTTTCGAGATGAAGAGAATCAAGACGTCCTTTTGTTTATCGATAATGTTTTCCGTTTTGTGTTGGCCGGAGCCGAAGTGTCGGCCCTGTTGGGGCGCATGCCCTCCGCGGTGGGTTATCAACCCACCTTGGGTTTGGAAGTGGGCGGGCTCCAGGAACGCATCACGTCCACCAAAAAAGGATCCATCACCAGCGTTCAGGCCGTCTATGTTCCCGCCGACGATTTAACCGACCCTGGTGTGGCCACCACCTTCTCCCACTTGGATGCGACGACGGTGTTGTCCCGTCAAATTGCCGAGTTGGGAATTTATCCCGCGGTCGACCCGCTTGAATCCACCTCACGGATTCTCGATCCGCGTGTGGTGGGTGAGGAACATTATTCAGTCGCCCGGCGGGTTCAGCAGATTCTGAACCGTTATAAAGAACTTCAAGACATCATCGCGATTTTGGGAATGGACGAGTTATCTGAAGACGATAAACAGACGGTCAACAGAGCCCGAAAAATACAGAAATTTTTGTCGCAACCATTTTTCGTTGCGCAACAATTCACGGGGCTTGAAGGTCGTTATGTGAAACTCAAAGACACCATTCAAGGATTCAAAGAACTCTGTGAAGGGAAATGGGACCATCTCCCCGAAGCGGCGTTCCACATGGTGGGCACCATTCAAGAGGCCGAAGAGAAAGCCAAAAAACTTGAGGCGGGAGTGGCCTGA
- the atpF gene encoding ATP synthase subunit b, sodium ion specific: MDKLLNPDLGLIITTIVTFALLVLILKKAAWKPILEGINQREGKIRGDLERAEKAQAEAEALRLKYESQLTEAQRTIQEMVNQARNEAARARADLLTAAKEESERTLEKGRRDLAGETERLKGELQKEVAGLSMAIAEKIVNRSLDARVQEDVLKDALKSVTGAN; encoded by the coding sequence GACTTGGGTCTGATCATTACCACGATCGTCACTTTCGCTCTGTTGGTTCTGATCCTTAAGAAAGCGGCTTGGAAGCCCATTCTTGAAGGAATCAATCAACGCGAAGGGAAAATAAGGGGTGATTTGGAGCGGGCGGAAAAAGCCCAAGCTGAAGCAGAAGCGCTTCGCTTAAAGTATGAATCACAATTGACGGAAGCTCAGCGCACCATCCAAGAGATGGTGAACCAGGCCAGGAATGAAGCGGCGAGAGCGCGCGCGGATCTTTTAACCGCCGCCAAAGAGGAATCGGAGCGGACCCTTGAAAAAGGGCGCCGTGATTTGGCGGGTGAAACGGAACGGCTGAAAGGGGAACTCCAAAAAGAAGTGGCGGGGCTTTCAATGGCGATCGCGGAGAAAATCGTCAACCGGTCTTTGGATGCGCGTGTGCAAGAAGATGTTCTTAAGGACGCTTTAAAAAGCGTCACAGGAGCCAATTGA
- the atpG gene encoding ATP synthase gamma chain: MASLRELRQKVKSVKSTQQITKAMKMVSAARLSRAQERILSARPFVDKLELLLQEISYLIQENKETALELHPLLQQRDSRRLDVVLVTSDRGLCGGFNANLIRKATQYLREHQDLNLRLWLVGKKGRDFFRRFSKNIEKEYVGIFQQLQYTQAEIIGSELIDTFLNTDTRGIVFIYNEFKSRLQQQLVVKPLLPMSALPAAKPHQDFIYEPNRQEILEELLPRYLKAQIFRILLESQAAELAARMTAMENATNNARDLISSLTLTMNKVRQAGITKELAEIVSGAEALQN; encoded by the coding sequence ATGGCTTCTCTTAGAGAACTCCGGCAAAAAGTTAAGTCGGTCAAATCCACGCAGCAGATCACCAAAGCGATGAAAATGGTGTCGGCGGCAAGGCTGAGCCGCGCCCAAGAACGTATTCTCTCGGCCCGGCCCTTTGTGGATAAATTGGAGCTTTTGCTTCAAGAAATTTCCTATCTGATTCAGGAAAATAAGGAGACGGCCCTCGAACTTCATCCGCTCCTGCAACAAAGGGACAGCCGCCGTTTGGACGTGGTGCTCGTCACCTCCGACCGCGGCTTGTGCGGCGGGTTCAATGCCAATTTGATACGAAAAGCCACGCAATACCTTCGCGAACATCAGGATTTGAACCTTCGACTGTGGCTGGTGGGAAAGAAAGGGAGAGATTTCTTCCGGCGATTCTCGAAAAACATTGAAAAAGAATATGTGGGAATTTTTCAGCAGCTTCAATACACGCAGGCGGAAATCATTGGCTCGGAATTGATCGACACTTTTCTAAATACGGATACGCGCGGAATCGTTTTTATCTACAACGAATTTAAGTCTCGGCTTCAGCAACAGTTGGTGGTGAAACCTTTGCTTCCCATGTCCGCTTTGCCTGCGGCGAAACCCCACCAAGATTTCATTTACGAACCCAACCGCCAAGAAATTCTTGAGGAATTGTTGCCGCGTTATCTCAAAGCGCAGATTTTTCGAATTTTGCTCGAGTCTCAAGCCGCCGAATTGGCCGCGCGCATGACCGCCATGGAAAATGCCACCAACAATGCGCGTGATTTAATTTCTTCGTTAACGCTCACCATGAACAAAGTGCGCCAAGCGGGAATCACCAAAGAATTGGCGGAGATCGTGAGCGGCGCGGAAGCATTGCAGAATTAA